The following DNA comes from Cryobacterium psychrophilum.
ACCCAGCCATCCTCGATGACAAGTTCGACGAGTTTGAGGCGCCCTGCCGGCGTCAGTGGTGCGTTGAAGTGGGTAACGTGTGAGATGAGGGCCTCCGTGGCATCGCTTGAGTGTGGTAACCCAATCGATACAGGAGGTCCTCACCTTTTTACGTCACGCCACGCGCACAACCTCCGTGGGAAGAACACCTAAGCTTCCGTTGTTCTCATTCACTGCTCGTGAAGAGTAAGAGCGCCGTGAAACCGCACCCAGCCAGCACCACGCATGCCCCTACCGTCAGGGTGAGTTGAGGCCAGTAGCTCAGAGCAAGTCCGTGATGCCATCTCTTGATTTAAGTAGCCGACGGTCCAGTTGGGCCCGTCGGAAATCACGGGCCCTCGCCGCCCTAGCTGAAACCGAGCATTCCGGGCAGCCACGTACTCAACGCAGGAACCAGGGAAATGAGCACCAGCACTAGCAGCATCGGAATGAAGAATGGCAGCACGCCCCTGATCACCTCTGGTACCGGGGCACCGGTGACGCTCGAAAGTACGAACAGTACTAGACCGACTGGTGGTGTAAGGAGACCGATCACCAGGTTGAAGATCATCATGACCGCGAACTGGATCGGGTCCACCCCGAAGGTGATGGCAACCGGTGCCAGCACAGGGACCAGAATTAGAATCGCCGCCGTGGGTTCGAGCACGGCGCCGATGATGAGCAGAAAGATGTTCACCAGCAGCAAGAACACGAACGGGTTGTCAGTGAAGTTCAAGATCATCTCTGCGGCCAGCTGAGGGGCTCGCTCACGGGCAAGTGTCCAGCCGAATAGCGCGGCCGAGGCGACGATCAGAAGCACGGATCCCGAAGTCTCCACAGTGGACAGCAGCATGCGGTAGATCGACTTCCACGTCAGCGCCCGGTAGGCGATCGCGAGGATGAAGAGGTAGAGCACGCCGATGCCGGAGGCCTCGGTCGGGGTGAAGATGCCAGAGAGAATGCCACCAAGCACCACGACCGCGGCTCCCGCCGCGGGCAGCGACCCCAGGAGCGTACGTCCACGCTCGCCCCAACCAGACTTGGGCAGACGCAGTTCCTCCCGATTGCGAGTCTGTACCCACACCATGAAGCACAGTGTTGCTACCAGCACAAGCGCCGGTACGATGCCTGCGACGAAGAGCGCACCCACTGACACACCGGCGGTCACCGCATAGATGATTGCTGGGATACTCGGCGGCAACATGGGAGCGATGAGCGATGACGCACCCGTCACGCCCAGGCTGAAGCTTCGATCGTACCCACGTTTCACCATGGCAGGCACCTGCACTCGGCCCATAGCTGCGGCGTCAGCAATCGCTGCTCCACTCATCCAAGAGAAACCGAAGCTCGTGCCGACGTTGACATAGCCAAGGCTGCCACGGATATGTCCGATCCAGGCAACACCCGCGTTGTAGAGTCGTTCCGAGATGCCCGACTCGTTTGCCAGTCCACCGAGCAAGATGAACAACGGAACCGCCAGCAGTGCGAAGCTGTTAACACCCGAAGCCATCTGTTGTGCCGCCGTCGCAAAGTTCGCAGTCGGATCGAATATAAC
Coding sequences within:
- a CDS encoding TRAP transporter large permease, which translates into the protein MTLIIMIAALLLLLALRVPVVIALLVPSLVYVIFDPTANFATAAQQMASGVNSFALLAVPLFILLGGLANESGISERLYNAGVAWIGHIRGSLGYVNVGTSFGFSWMSGAAIADAAAMGRVQVPAMVKRGYDRSFSLGVTGASSLIAPMLPPSIPAIIYAVTAGVSVGALFVAGIVPALVLVATLCFMVWVQTRNREELRLPKSGWGERGRTLLGSLPAAGAAVVVLGGILSGIFTPTEASGIGVLYLFILAIAYRALTWKSIYRMLLSTVETSGSVLLIVASAALFGWTLARERAPQLAAEMILNFTDNPFVFLLLVNIFLLIIGAVLEPTAAILILVPVLAPVAITFGVDPIQFAVMMIFNLVIGLLTPPVGLVLFVLSSVTGAPVPEVIRGVLPFFIPMLLVLVLISLVPALSTWLPGMLGFS